ACCCTCAATCGTGCCCAAACCTACGACGCGATCGCCCATCGCATTGCGATCGCGTTTACCCCCCTCTACGACGATGCAGACGATGCGGCGGAAACAGAGATGACCGAAATAGATGTTGTCGCCCCAGACGCCACCGGATTGTTGCCCCCTGCCCACGATGCTAGTATCGAAACCGCGATTTCAAGACCAGAAGGGGCGATCGCCTCAGCCTGTTCCTCCAGTCAGTCCTTAACCTTAGCAACCCTCGCCAAAAGCCTGCCCCGCGTACAGCTCAGCATGGTTGACCTGTACGATCTGCGTTTAGAAGTGATGAAATACACCACTCCACTCCGCGCCAAGGTGCTGCTCTTTGCCGCCCTTCGACAGCAAATGACATGGTCATCCGAAGACTACACCCTGCTGAAAACAACAGACCTCAGCGCTCTGCTTCAGGAAACCTTTCAAACCTACAAATACATCGACCACCTACGCCCTCATCTCACTGATGTTGCTAACCGCCTAACCCCGACCCCAGACTACCTCCAAGCCTGTAGTGCCATTTTACGCGCTGTGACGCCCTGGTACGAAACGGGGATACCTGAGGATCAAGCGGTTGACATCTCCGCTTAAACCGTGCCTGACCTCAATACGTCCCCTCAGCGGGAAGCAACCGATATGCAATTCAGCCAAGGTGAAGTCACGGGAACCCTCAACTACAGCATCGGCAAGGAGCATCAACGATGAATGCTCAAACCGTTATCGCCCAGTATGCTCAAGGAAATATCGACTTTGACGGGCAAGATTTGCACCAGGCCAACTTTTCCAACACAGACCTGATCGGGATCAACCTCACCCAGACTGATCTCCAAGGCGCTCAGTTCCTATTTTCATTTTTGAATCGGGCGAATTTTACCCACAGCACTTTAATAGGAGCCGATCTCAGCGGCGCAAACCTCAGTCAGGCGATTTTTGTGCGGGCGAACTTGCGGGATGCCGATTTGCATGGCGCAATGTTATGTGCTGCCGATCTGCGGAGTGCCGACCTAACCCTCGCAGATTTGATTGATGCTAATCTCATCGATGCCGATTTGCGCAATGCCGATCTCAGCAGTGCAAATTTGACCGGAGCCTGCCTGCGCGGGGCCAACCTGCGGGAGGAAAATCGTCAGTATGCGTCAAAGTTGTGTGGCGCAATTCTGTGGAAAGCCGATTTACGCGGCGCAAACTTAGCAGGTGCAAATTTAGCCAAAGTGGATCTACGAGAAGCAAACCTGGCTGAAGCATCCCTGCGGGGAGCGGATTTGCGCGGAGCGGATCTAACGGGCGCAAATCTACGCGGAGCATTTTTGACCGATGTAGACGGAACGGGCGCGATCCTGCGGAAGGCCAACCTAACCCATGCCAAGATGGAGCGAGCCATCTTCAACGATGCCGACCTGGCAGGGGCAAGGCTGACAGGCGCAATTCTGCCCGATGTCAAACTCTGTAAGGCGCATCTTGCCCGTGCCAATCTCGCTCAAGCCCAGTTGAGTCGGGCTGATCTGAGTCGGGCGAGTTTGCGGCAGGCTATTCTGAGGAGCGCAAATCTCACCGATGCCTACCTCGCTCGAACGGATCTCACCGATGCGGATCTGTGCGACGCGGGATTGGTTCGCGCTGAATTGAGTAGTGCCAACCTATTTGGTGCAACGCTGACTGGTGCTACGATGCCCGATGGAACGGTACGAACCTAACCGGAACGCTCTAGAGAAATTCTGCCGAGCATCCCGCTGTTGATTGGGGTATGCTACTCTACGGCGAAGACAGTGAGGTTGGGAGGATTGCCGTATGGCTAAGCAGCGGATCGGGCTTGTGTTTG
This DNA window, taken from Synechococcales cyanobacterium T60_A2020_003, encodes the following:
- a CDS encoding pentapeptide repeat-containing protein, which codes for MNAQTVIAQYAQGNIDFDGQDLHQANFSNTDLIGINLTQTDLQGAQFLFSFLNRANFTHSTLIGADLSGANLSQAIFVRANLRDADLHGAMLCAADLRSADLTLADLIDANLIDADLRNADLSSANLTGACLRGANLREENRQYASKLCGAILWKADLRGANLAGANLAKVDLREANLAEASLRGADLRGADLTGANLRGAFLTDVDGTGAILRKANLTHAKMERAIFNDADLAGARLTGAILPDVKLCKAHLARANLAQAQLSRADLSRASLRQAILRSANLTDAYLARTDLTDADLCDAGLVRAELSSANLFGATLTGATMPDGTVRT